From the genome of Anaerolineae bacterium, one region includes:
- a CDS encoding 4Fe-4S binding protein, whose protein sequence is MSFKFRFLCPSTWAFIKEARQTPHYSLFDWLHGYIYARWSYLYIALGTGEHPLSRALAPLVTGVLKLLKVETTGQAPDPTSNRLTFADTYHGKVVPLAAAKGLVTVNQEINLTDLEKIIPYARARDIILRNPNHIVVLQCPCRAARPHPCQPLDVCLIIGEPIAGFVAEHHPGRSRWITSAEAVAILQAEHERGHVHHAFFKDAMLGRFYAICNCCACCCGAMQAQRNGVPMLAASGYVAYVDAALCEGCGRCAAFCQFEALAVNGHAVVDTGRCMGCGVCVSKCEQEAISLQRDTGKGEPLEIHQLLAEANRATGR, encoded by the coding sequence ATGAGCTTCAAATTTCGTTTCTTATGTCCTTCCACTTGGGCCTTCATCAAAGAGGCCCGTCAAACGCCCCACTATTCTCTATTCGACTGGCTGCACGGCTACATCTATGCCCGCTGGTCTTACCTTTATATTGCCCTGGGCACCGGCGAGCATCCCCTGTCTCGCGCCCTGGCTCCCCTGGTTACAGGGGTGCTGAAACTATTAAAGGTGGAAACAACGGGCCAGGCTCCAGACCCAACCTCTAACCGGCTCACTTTTGCCGATACTTATCACGGCAAGGTGGTGCCCCTGGCCGCAGCCAAAGGCTTGGTAACGGTGAACCAAGAGATCAATCTCACCGACCTGGAAAAAATCATCCCCTATGCCCGCGCCCGCGATATTATTTTGCGTAACCCCAACCATATTGTGGTTTTGCAATGTCCCTGCCGGGCGGCGCGTCCCCATCCCTGCCAGCCGTTGGACGTCTGCCTCATTATTGGCGAGCCAATTGCGGGTTTTGTGGCCGAACATCATCCCGGCCGTTCCCGCTGGATCACGTCTGCGGAAGCGGTTGCCATTTTGCAAGCCGAACACGAGCGGGGGCACGTTCACCACGCCTTTTTTAAGGATGCAATGCTGGGCCGGTTTTATGCCATTTGTAACTGTTGCGCCTGCTGCTGTGGGGCCATGCAGGCCCAGCGTAACGGCGTGCCGATGCTGGCTGCTTCCGGGTACGTTGCTTATGTAGATGCGGCCTTGTGTGAGGGCTGCGGCCGGTGCGCCGCGTTTTGCCAATTTGAGGCCCTGGCAGTGAACGGCCACGCCGTGGTAGATACCGGGCGTTGTATGGGCTGCGGCGTGTGCGTGTCAAAATGTGAGCAAGAAGCCATCTCCCTGCAACGCGATACCGGCAAAGGCGAGCCATTGGAAATCCACCAACTGCTGGCAGAGGCAAATAGGGCGACCGGCCGGTGA